In the genome of Staphylococcus durrellii, one region contains:
- a CDS encoding NAD(P)H-dependent glycerol-3-phosphate dehydrogenase — MTNITVFGTGSFGTALANVLAENGHEVIMWGKNETTINEINTNHSNTKYLKSAQLSAQIVATNNLQQAVNHADYYLIALPTKAIREVVTQIDQLLTSSKVFIHVAKGIENDTFKRVSEMIEDSLTQAHNGGIGVLSGPSHAEEVVIKQPTTVAASSKNSEISKLIQDLFMNDYLRVYTNDDLIGVELGGALKNIIAVASGVIEGMGFGDNAKAALMTRGLAEISRLGETLGADPMTFLGLGGIGDLIVTCTSTHSRNFTLGYKLGEGKSVDQALNEMNMVVEGIYTTKSVYHLAKSHQVDMPITSTLYGVLFENNPVDDSVKYLMGREKKAE; from the coding sequence ATGACTAATATTACTGTATTTGGTACTGGAAGCTTTGGTACAGCTTTAGCGAATGTACTTGCCGAAAATGGTCATGAAGTAATCATGTGGGGCAAAAATGAAACTACCATTAATGAAATTAACACAAATCATAGTAATACTAAATATTTAAAAAGCGCTCAATTAAGCGCTCAAATCGTCGCAACTAACAACTTACAACAAGCGGTAAATCATGCAGATTATTATTTAATCGCATTACCGACAAAAGCAATTAGAGAAGTAGTAACTCAAATCGACCAACTACTAACATCTTCTAAAGTATTTATTCATGTCGCAAAAGGTATTGAAAATGACACATTTAAACGTGTATCTGAAATGATTGAAGATTCGTTAACACAAGCACATAATGGCGGTATAGGTGTCTTATCAGGGCCAAGCCATGCGGAGGAAGTTGTTATAAAACAGCCTACAACGGTGGCAGCTTCTTCTAAAAACAGCGAAATAAGTAAATTAATTCAAGATTTATTTATGAATGATTACTTACGAGTATACACTAATGATGACTTAATCGGTGTGGAACTTGGTGGCGCCTTAAAAAATATTATTGCAGTTGCTAGTGGCGTAATCGAAGGGATGGGCTTTGGTGATAATGCTAAAGCCGCACTCATGACTCGAGGCTTAGCCGAAATCAGTAGGTTAGGTGAAACATTAGGCGCAGATCCAATGACTTTCTTAGGATTAGGTGGCATCGGTGATTTAATTGTTACTTGTACCTCTACCCATTCAAGAAATTTCACCTTAGGATACAAACTAGGTGAAGGTAAATCAGTAGATCAAGCTTTAAATGAAATGAATATGGTAGTTGAGGGTATTTATACAACTAAATCAGTTTATCACTTAGCTAAAAGTCATCAAGTTGATATGCCAATTACATCAACTCTATATGGTGTTTTATTCGAAAATAACCCCGTTGATGACAGCGTTAAATACTTGATGGGACGCGAAAAGAAAGCAGAATAA
- the aroC gene encoding chorismate synthase, giving the protein MRYLTSGESHGPQLTVIIEGVPSNLEINVEDINEQMFKRQGGYGRGRRMQIEKDTVEIVSGVRNGYTLGSPITLVVKNDDFSHWRNIMGADPISDEHRENMKRVITKPRPGHADLIGGMKYNHRDLRNVLERSSARETAARVAVGAVAKLLLKQLDIDLYSRVVEIGGVKDQGLYDLETIKNGVDKNDVRVIDDSIAQDMRDKIDEAKKAGDTLGGVVQVVVDGLPVGIGSYVHYDRKLDGRIAQGVVSINAFKGVSFGEGFNAAEKPGSQIQDEILYDETNGYYRGSNHLGGFEGGMSNGMPIIVNGVMKPIPTLYKPLNSVDINTKESFKASIERSDSSAVPAASVVVENVVAFEIAKALLEEFQSNHIDQLQEQIKERRLLNIEY; this is encoded by the coding sequence ATGAGATATTTAACATCAGGTGAGTCACATGGACCACAATTAACAGTCATTATTGAGGGCGTTCCATCAAATTTAGAAATCAACGTAGAAGATATAAATGAACAAATGTTTAAACGTCAAGGTGGTTATGGACGTGGTCGCCGTATGCAAATTGAAAAAGATACTGTAGAAATAGTTTCAGGTGTACGTAATGGCTATACATTAGGTAGTCCAATTACTTTAGTCGTTAAAAATGATGATTTTTCACATTGGAGAAATATAATGGGAGCGGACCCAATTAGTGATGAACACCGTGAAAATATGAAACGTGTTATTACTAAACCAAGACCTGGTCATGCTGATTTAATCGGTGGAATGAAGTATAACCACCGCGACTTAAGAAACGTTTTAGAACGTTCTTCTGCTCGTGAAACTGCAGCACGTGTTGCAGTTGGTGCGGTTGCTAAATTATTATTAAAGCAATTAGATATTGACCTTTATAGCCGTGTTGTTGAAATTGGTGGCGTAAAAGATCAAGGTTTATATGATTTAGAAACAATTAAAAATGGCGTAGATAAAAATGATGTACGTGTCATTGATGACAGTATTGCTCAAGATATGCGAGATAAAATTGATGAAGCTAAAAAAGCTGGCGACACTTTAGGCGGCGTTGTACAAGTAGTTGTTGATGGTTTACCAGTAGGTATCGGTAGTTACGTACACTATGATCGCAAATTAGATGGTAGAATTGCACAAGGCGTCGTAAGTATTAATGCGTTTAAAGGCGTTAGTTTCGGTGAAGGATTTAACGCTGCTGAGAAACCAGGTAGCCAAATCCAAGATGAAATCTTATATGACGAAACAAATGGTTACTACAGAGGCTCTAATCACTTAGGTGGCTTTGAAGGCGGAATGTCTAATGGTATGCCGATTATTGTTAACGGCGTAATGAAACCTATACCGACACTATATAAACCATTGAATTCTGTTGATATTAATACCAAAGAATCATTCAAAGCGTCTATTGAGCGTTCTGATAGTTCTGCTGTACCAGCGGCAAGCGTAGTAGTCGAAAATGTTGTAGCATTTGAAATTGCTAAAGCACTATTAGAAGAGTTTCAATCAAACCATATCGATCAACTACAAGAGCAAATTAAAGAACGTCGTTTGCTTAATATTGAATATTAA
- the cmk gene encoding (d)CMP kinase codes for MKLINIALDGPAAAGKSTIAKLVAAKLSMIYVDTGAMYRAITYKYLQCNKDEDFTNLINSTQLSLTYDAEKGQRIILNDTDVTDFLRENDVTNNVSYVASKEQVRAFAVAKQQELASKKGIVMDGRDIGTVVLPNADLKVYMIASVEERAERRQKDNELRGIESNLEQLKDEIETRDNYDMNREISPLKKADDAVVLDTTGKSIEAVTDEILNMVEQIK; via the coding sequence ATGAAATTAATAAATATTGCTTTAGATGGTCCGGCTGCAGCAGGTAAAAGCACAATCGCAAAATTAGTTGCGGCAAAATTATCAATGATATACGTCGATACAGGCGCTATGTATCGAGCTATAACTTACAAATATTTACAATGTAATAAAGATGAAGATTTCACAAATTTGATTAATAGCACTCAATTATCTTTAACTTATGATGCGGAAAAAGGTCAACGTATAATTTTAAACGACACTGACGTTACCGACTTTTTAAGAGAAAACGATGTGACAAATAACGTTTCTTACGTGGCATCAAAAGAACAAGTACGTGCATTTGCAGTAGCAAAACAACAAGAATTAGCTAGCAAGAAAGGTATAGTAATGGACGGACGAGATATTGGCACGGTAGTTTTACCAAATGCAGATTTAAAAGTATATATGATTGCATCAGTTGAAGAACGTGCTGAACGCAGACAAAAAGATAATGAATTAAGAGGAATAGAGTCTAACCTAGAACAACTTAAAGACGAAATTGAAACTCGAGATAATTATGACATGAATCGTGAGATTTCCCCTTTAAAAAAAGCTGATGATGCGGTTGTATTAGATACAACAGGTAAGTCAATTGAAGCAGTGACTGACGAAATTTTAAATATGGTCGAGCAAATTAAATAA
- the ndk gene encoding nucleoside-diphosphate kinase has translation MERTFLMIKPDAVQRNLIGEIISRIERKGLKLVGGKIMTVDKSLAETHYAEHVDKPFYNNLVSFITSAPVFAMVVEGENAVHVARHIIGSTNPSEATPGTIRGDLGLTVGRNIIHGSDSVEAANKEINLWFNLNELSDYEQPRNPWLYE, from the coding sequence ATGGAAAGAACATTTTTAATGATTAAACCTGACGCAGTACAACGTAACTTGATTGGTGAAATTATTTCTCGTATAGAACGTAAAGGACTTAAACTTGTTGGTGGTAAAATAATGACTGTTGACAAATCTTTAGCAGAAACACATTATGCTGAGCACGTAGACAAGCCATTCTACAACAACTTAGTTTCATTTATAACTTCTGCTCCAGTATTCGCAATGGTTGTTGAAGGGGAAAACGCTGTTCATGTGGCACGACACATCATCGGCTCTACAAATCCGTCAGAAGCTACACCTGGAACTATTAGAGGTGATTTAGGTTTAACAGTCGGTAGAAACATAATCCACGGTTCTGATTCTGTGGAAGCTGCTAACAAAGAAATTAACTTATGGTTTAATTTAAATGAATTAAGTGATTACGAGCAACCACGTAATCCTTGGTTATATGAATAA
- the der gene encoding ribosome biogenesis GTPase Der, with product MTKPIVAIVGRPNVGKSTIFNRVVGERVSIVEDTPGVTRDRIYSTGEWLTHEFNIIDTGGIEISDAPFQTQIRAQAEIAIDEADVIVFMVNIREGLTQSDEMVAQLLYKSKKPVVLAVNKVDNPEMRNEIYDFYALGFGEPYPISGSHGLGLGDLLDAVVEHFKDEEEDPYDDETIRLSIIGRPNVGKSSLVNAILGEERVIVSNVAGTTRDAVDTQYTYDDQDYVLIDTAGMRKKGKVYESTEKYSVLRALKAIERSNVVLVVIDAEQGIIEQDKRVAGYAHEEGKAIVIVVNKWDTVDKETNTMKKFKDKVRREFQFLDYAEIAFVSATERQRLKTLFPYIKGASENHKKRVQSSTLNEVVTDAISMNPTPTDKGRRLNVFYATQVAIEPPTFIVFVNDVELMHFSYKRYLENQIRDAFGFEGTPVHIVPRKRN from the coding sequence ATGACTAAACCTATAGTTGCAATTGTAGGCAGGCCAAATGTCGGTAAATCTACAATTTTTAATAGAGTAGTAGGTGAACGTGTTTCCATCGTAGAAGATACTCCTGGTGTAACGAGAGACCGTATTTATTCTACCGGGGAATGGTTGACACATGAATTTAATATTATTGATACGGGCGGTATTGAAATCAGTGACGCGCCATTCCAAACACAAATTAGAGCGCAAGCTGAAATTGCAATCGATGAAGCTGATGTAATTGTTTTTATGGTAAACATTAGAGAAGGATTAACTCAAAGTGATGAAATGGTCGCTCAATTGTTATATAAATCAAAAAAACCTGTCGTTTTAGCTGTTAATAAGGTAGACAATCCAGAGATGCGTAACGAGATTTATGATTTTTACGCTTTAGGCTTTGGAGAGCCTTATCCAATTTCAGGTTCACATGGTCTTGGTCTAGGAGATTTACTAGATGCCGTAGTAGAGCATTTCAAAGATGAGGAAGAAGATCCATACGATGATGAAACGATTAGACTTTCAATTATTGGTAGACCTAACGTAGGTAAATCAAGCTTAGTTAATGCAATATTAGGCGAAGAGAGAGTTATCGTGTCGAACGTTGCAGGTACAACTCGTGATGCAGTGGATACGCAGTATACTTATGATGATCAGGATTATGTTTTGATTGATACAGCAGGAATGCGTAAAAAAGGTAAGGTCTATGAATCCACGGAAAAATATTCAGTCCTAAGAGCGCTTAAAGCAATAGAACGTTCAAATGTTGTATTAGTAGTAATTGATGCCGAACAAGGTATTATCGAGCAAGATAAACGGGTAGCTGGATATGCACACGAAGAAGGAAAAGCAATAGTTATTGTAGTTAACAAATGGGATACGGTCGATAAAGAAACAAATACAATGAAAAAATTTAAAGATAAAGTGCGTCGTGAATTCCAATTTTTAGATTATGCTGAGATTGCGTTTGTGTCTGCTACTGAACGACAACGTTTAAAAACGCTATTCCCATATATTAAAGGAGCTAGTGAGAATCATAAAAAACGTGTACAAAGTTCTACTTTAAATGAAGTTGTAACTGATGCCATTTCAATGAATCCAACTCCAACTGATAAAGGACGCAGATTAAATGTATTTTATGCTACTCAAGTAGCAATCGAACCACCTACATTTATTGTCTTTGTGAACGACGTAGAACTGATGCATTTTTCTTATAAACGCTATTTAGAAAATCAAATTCGTGATGCATTTGGATTTGAAGGGACACCAGTGCATATCGTGCCAAGAAAGAGAAATTAA
- a CDS encoding polyprenyl synthetase family protein, producing the protein MAKLNMNNEIKKIEKCLQQVIKSNDKVLEEAAFHLLLSGGKRVRPAFVILSSQFGKGNENYTNRVAVALELIHMATLVHDDVIDKSDTRRGRLTISKKWDQQTAILTGNFLLALALEHISFIPDHRVHTVISNAIIDVCKGELFQFQDQFNSQQTITNYLRRINRKTALLIQLSTEVGAIASGADEQTIHRLKFIGHYIGMSFQIVDDILDFTSTEKKLGKPVGSDLMNGHITLPVLLEIRKNPEFKARIAALCPDSSKEDFEYCINVIKNSESIKEAQAISDKYLNKAVTLINSLNNKDAQTLFNKLIQKMSKRNV; encoded by the coding sequence GTGGCAAAGTTAAACATGAACAACGAAATTAAAAAAATTGAAAAGTGCTTACAACAAGTGATAAAGAGTAATGATAAAGTTTTGGAAGAAGCTGCTTTTCATTTATTATTATCCGGGGGCAAACGTGTTAGACCAGCTTTTGTTATACTTAGCAGCCAATTTGGTAAGGGAAATGAGAATTATACTAATCGTGTAGCCGTAGCCTTAGAACTCATTCACATGGCGACACTTGTACATGATGACGTCATTGATAAAAGTGATACACGTAGGGGACGCTTAACTATATCAAAAAAGTGGGATCAACAAACGGCAATATTAACCGGTAATTTTTTACTTGCTTTAGCATTAGAACACATCTCTTTTATTCCAGACCATCGCGTTCATACAGTCATTTCAAATGCTATTATTGATGTTTGCAAAGGCGAACTTTTTCAATTCCAAGATCAATTTAATAGTCAACAAACAATAACAAATTACTTGCGTCGTATTAATAGAAAAACGGCACTGCTTATACAATTATCGACTGAAGTTGGAGCAATCGCTTCTGGTGCCGACGAACAAACAATACATCGTTTAAAATTTATCGGCCATTATATTGGCATGAGCTTTCAGATTGTTGATGACATACTTGACTTCACTAGTACTGAGAAAAAGCTTGGCAAACCAGTCGGTAGTGACTTGATGAACGGTCACATTACATTGCCTGTTTTATTAGAGATTAGAAAAAATCCAGAATTCAAAGCACGTATTGCTGCTTTATGCCCAGATAGTTCAAAAGAAGATTTTGAATACTGTATCAATGTAATTAAAAATTCAGAGAGTATTAAAGAAGCTCAAGCAATTAGTGATAAGTATCTAAATAAAGCAGTAACACTTATTAATTCACTAAATAATAAAGATGCTCAAACTTTATTTAACAAATTAATTCAAAAAATGAGTAAAAGAAATGTGTAA
- a CDS encoding demethylmenaquinone methyltransferase: MTENKAKKEQVHTVFQNISNKYDRLNNIISFEQHIIWRKHTMKEMNVKPGSKALDVCCGTADWTIALSKAVGHTGEVTGVDFSENMLAVGAEKIKEYNNIKLVHADAMNLPFEDNTFDYVTIGFGLRNVPDYLATLKELNRVLKPGGMVVCLETSQPTMPVFKQFYKMYFKFVMPIFGKIFAKSKDEYEWLQQSTFNFPDKEKLRRLFNQAGFSNLKVRSYTGGVAAMHLGYK, from the coding sequence ATGACTGAAAACAAAGCTAAAAAAGAACAAGTACACACTGTATTTCAAAACATTTCAAATAAATATGATCGTTTAAATAATATCATTAGTTTCGAACAACATATTATTTGGAGAAAACATACAATGAAAGAAATGAATGTTAAACCAGGTAGTAAGGCATTAGATGTATGTTGTGGAACGGCAGATTGGACTATCGCACTTAGTAAGGCAGTAGGTCATACAGGAGAAGTTACCGGCGTAGACTTTAGTGAAAATATGTTAGCTGTTGGTGCTGAGAAAATAAAAGAGTATAATAATATTAAGTTAGTTCATGCTGACGCCATGAATCTTCCTTTTGAAGATAATACTTTTGATTATGTCACGATTGGTTTTGGCTTACGTAATGTACCGGATTATTTAGCTACATTGAAAGAGTTAAATAGAGTACTTAAACCTGGTGGTATGGTAGTATGTCTAGAAACAAGTCAACCTACAATGCCTGTGTTTAAGCAATTTTATAAAATGTACTTCAAATTCGTGATGCCTATTTTCGGTAAAATATTTGCAAAATCTAAAGACGAATATGAATGGTTACAACAATCAACATTTAATTTCCCCGATAAAGAAAAATTAAGACGCTTGTTCAATCAAGCAGGTTTTAGTAATTTAAAAGTTCGTAGCTATACAGGTGGCGTTGCTGCAATGCACCTTGGCTATAAATAA
- the rpsA gene encoding 30S ribosomal protein S1 produces the protein MTEEFNESMINDIKEGDKVTGEVRSIEDKQVIIDVNGGKFSGIIPISQLSTHHIDSPNDAVKVGDEIGAYVTKIEIDEENETGTYILSKRQLETEKSYEFLQQQLDNNETIEAKVTEVVKGGLVVDVGQRGFVPASLISTDFIEDFSDFEGQVLKLKVEELDPENNRVILSRKAVEEVANAQKKDELLQSLNEGDVINGKVARLTNFGAFIDIGGVDGLVHVSELAHEHVKSPEDVVSIGDDVKVKIKSVDKDSERISLSIKDTLPSPFESIQGQFNEGDVIEGKVARLANFGAFVEIKPGVQGLVHISEISHKHIGTPSEVLEAGDVVSVKILGIDIENERISLSIKATLPNEDVAESDDATTKAYLSSNDDEEDNPTLGDVFGDKLKDFKF, from the coding sequence ATGACGGAAGAATTCAATGAATCAATGATTAATGACATTAAAGAAGGTGACAAAGTTACCGGAGAAGTACGTTCTATTGAAGACAAGCAAGTCATTATAGACGTTAATGGTGGTAAGTTCAGTGGTATTATTCCTATCAGTCAATTATCAACACACCATATTGATAGCCCTAATGATGCAGTTAAAGTAGGCGATGAAATTGGTGCTTATGTAACTAAAATTGAAATTGACGAAGAAAACGAAACTGGCACTTACATTTTATCTAAACGCCAACTTGAAACAGAGAAATCTTACGAATTTTTACAACAACAGTTAGACAATAATGAAACTATTGAGGCTAAAGTAACTGAGGTAGTTAAAGGTGGACTCGTCGTTGATGTTGGTCAACGCGGCTTTGTACCAGCTTCATTAATTTCCACTGATTTCATTGAAGATTTCTCTGATTTTGAAGGACAAGTATTGAAACTTAAAGTTGAAGAACTTGATCCTGAAAATAATCGTGTCATTCTTAGTCGAAAAGCTGTAGAAGAAGTAGCAAATGCTCAGAAAAAAGATGAGTTATTGCAATCACTAAATGAGGGCGATGTTATTAATGGTAAGGTTGCGCGTCTAACTAATTTTGGTGCTTTTATTGATATCGGTGGCGTAGATGGACTTGTTCACGTATCAGAGTTAGCTCACGAACATGTTAAATCACCTGAAGACGTTGTATCTATTGGTGATGACGTAAAAGTTAAAATAAAATCTGTTGATAAAGATAGCGAAAGAATTTCATTATCAATCAAAGATACTTTACCTAGTCCATTTGAGTCAATTCAAGGTCAATTTAACGAAGGTGACGTTATCGAAGGTAAAGTTGCTCGATTAGCAAACTTTGGTGCTTTCGTTGAAATTAAGCCAGGTGTTCAAGGTTTAGTTCATATTTCTGAAATTAGTCACAAACATATCGGTACTCCAAGCGAAGTACTAGAAGCTGGTGACGTAGTAAGCGTAAAAATACTAGGTATTGATATAGAAAATGAGCGCATTTCTCTTTCTATTAAAGCGACGCTGCCTAATGAAGATGTAGCAGAAAGCGATGATGCTACAACTAAGGCTTATCTAAGTTCAAATGATGACGAAGAAGATAATCCAACTTTAGGTGATGTTTTCGGAGATAAATTAAAAGATTTTAAATTTTAA
- a CDS encoding HU family DNA-binding protein produces the protein MNKTDLINSVADQADLTKKQAGLAVDAVFESIQSSLAKSEKVQLIGFGNFEVRERAARKGRNPQTGKEIEIPASKVPAFKAGKALKDAVK, from the coding sequence ATGAATAAAACAGATTTAATCAACTCAGTTGCTGATCAAGCTGATTTAACAAAAAAACAAGCAGGTTTAGCTGTTGACGCAGTATTCGAATCTATTCAATCATCACTTGCTAAAAGTGAAAAAGTTCAATTAATCGGATTCGGAAACTTTGAGGTACGTGAACGTGCTGCACGTAAAGGCCGTAACCCTCAAACTGGTAAAGAAATTGAAATCCCTGCAAGCAAAGTTCCAGCATTCAAAGCTGGTAAAGCACTTAAAGATGCAGTTAAATAA
- a CDS encoding heptaprenyl diphosphate synthase component 1 — translation METTYRILENQITQRLIGINKYEPIQINQVLSQYLDSYPLPTKAKLACLTIDTAMRHLDTTSANNLSRHSILIGDLLSAHFYTLLAELNEPSFQDKISKAIVSINELKSSIKHQELTTDELVDAIVKIETILPYITVDYFTIEVSIPGIIKQFIPSIVEKTPIYLQNFSHDMLTELQSKINAHYI, via the coding sequence ATGGAAACGACATATAGAATATTAGAAAATCAAATTACACAAAGGCTTATTGGCATAAATAAATATGAACCTATACAAATTAACCAAGTGTTAAGTCAGTATTTAGATTCATATCCTTTGCCAACGAAAGCTAAATTAGCTTGCCTCACAATAGACACGGCTATGCGTCATCTGGACACAACTTCAGCAAATAATTTATCGAGACACTCTATTTTAATCGGTGATTTATTGAGTGCTCATTTTTATACGTTATTAGCCGAGTTAAACGAACCATCATTTCAAGATAAAATAAGTAAAGCGATTGTATCAATCAATGAATTAAAATCATCTATTAAACATCAAGAATTAACTACAGATGAATTAGTAGATGCGATAGTTAAAATCGAAACAATACTCCCTTATATTACCGTCGACTACTTTACAATTGAAGTATCAATCCCAGGTATTATAAAGCAATTTATTCCATCTATCGTAGAAAAAACACCAATTTATTTACAGAACTTTTCTCACGATATGTTAACTGAATTACAATCTAAAATTAATGCTCATTATATATAA
- the aroB gene encoding 3-dehydroquinate synthase, with the protein MKLETTYQSNNYPIFVERNALKQLHQYLEPYKDVVLIVDAEVNKLWENVLSFITTDYDAHKIVVPSGENTKTLSFYGETIESLLSKHLTRDTCLIAVGGGATGDFTGFLAATLLRGVDFIQVPTTILAHDSSVGGKVGINSQYGKNLIGAFYRPKAVIYDLNFLDSLPYSEVISGYAEVYKHALLNDQAPVTTLENQYKNSESLYQLTDIEYYIYKGIETKLNIIIQDEKESNVRKYLNLGHTFGHAVEYYHKIPHGHAIMIGLIYQFIVSNKQLNNNFDIQHFINYLNALDYPLNLIKDFNFNILYNLMLSDKKNDSEGVQMVLLEDFGKPVVQHVNKKVHEQAFEVLQSYFK; encoded by the coding sequence ATGAAACTAGAAACTACGTACCAATCAAATAATTATCCTATTTTCGTAGAGCGTAATGCTTTAAAACAACTTCATCAATATCTTGAACCATATAAAGATGTGGTGTTGATAGTAGATGCTGAAGTTAATAAATTGTGGGAAAATGTTTTAAGCTTCATCACAACTGATTATGACGCTCATAAAATTGTCGTTCCATCAGGCGAAAATACGAAAACACTATCGTTTTATGGAGAAACAATCGAATCATTACTTAGCAAACATTTAACAAGAGACACGTGCTTAATTGCTGTTGGTGGGGGGGCGACTGGTGATTTTACTGGTTTTTTAGCCGCTACACTATTGCGTGGTGTTGACTTTATTCAAGTACCAACGACTATCCTAGCTCATGATTCGAGTGTTGGTGGCAAAGTAGGCATTAATTCTCAATATGGTAAAAACTTAATTGGCGCTTTTTATCGTCCTAAAGCAGTTATTTATGATTTGAACTTTTTAGATAGTTTACCGTATAGCGAAGTAATAAGTGGCTATGCAGAAGTTTATAAACATGCATTATTAAATGATCAGGCTCCTGTAACTACATTAGAAAATCAATATAAAAACAGCGAAAGCTTATATCAATTAACTGATATTGAATACTATATTTACAAAGGTATCGAGACTAAATTAAATATTATTATTCAAGATGAAAAAGAAAGTAACGTCCGTAAATATTTAAACCTTGGCCATACTTTCGGTCATGCTGTTGAGTATTATCACAAAATACCTCACGGTCATGCGATTATGATAGGTCTAATTTATCAATTTATCGTCTCTAATAAACAACTAAATAATAATTTTGATATTCAACATTTTATTAATTATCTGAATGCACTTGATTATCCGTTAAATCTTATTAAAGATTTTAATTTTAATATTTTATATAACTTAATGTTGAGTGATAAAAAAAATGATTCTGAAGGTGTGCAAATGGTATTATTAGAAGATTTTGGCAAGCCTGTCGTACAACACGTTAACAAAAAAGTACACGAGCAAGCTTTTGAAGTTTTACAATCTTATTTTAAGTAG